A single genomic interval of Selenobaculum gibii harbors:
- the purE gene encoding 5-(carboxyamino)imidazole ribonucleotide mutase — MKKVAIVMGSDSDWPILKTAADLLNDFGIEYEVVVASAHRTPAKVHDFVTSAPEKGIGVFISAAGAAAHLGGVIASLTTLPVIGVPINATPLNGMDALLSTVQMPSGIPVASMAVNGAKNAAIFAAQILAVSNPSLQEKLIAHRKQMAEEVEKKAAKVAESL, encoded by the coding sequence ATGAAAAAAGTAGCTATTGTTATGGGGAGTGACTCTGATTGGCCGATATTAAAAACGGCGGCAGATTTACTAAACGATTTTGGTATTGAATATGAGGTCGTTGTTGCATCTGCACATCGTACACCAGCAAAAGTACACGATTTTGTTACTTCAGCACCTGAAAAAGGGATTGGTGTGTTTATTTCAGCAGCAGGCGCGGCAGCCCATTTAGGTGGTGTGATTGCAAGTCTTACAACACTTCCTGTAATTGGAGTTCCAATTAATGCAACTCCTTTAAATGGTATGGATGCATTACTTAGTACAGTTCAAATGCCATCTGGAATTCCAGTTGCAAGTATGGCTGTGAATGGGGCAAAAAATGCAGCAATTTTTGCGGCGCAAATTTTGGCTGTAAGCAATCCTAGTTTACAGGAAAAACTAATTGCACATCGCAAGCAAATGGCAGAAGAAGTTGAGAAGAAAGCAGCGAAGGTTGCAGAAAGTTTATAA
- the purM gene encoding phosphoribosylformylglycinamidine cyclo-ligase produces the protein MTTENKSQQLTYRDAGVDIDAGNHAVTLMKKHVKSTYRPEVLGDLGGFGGLFALNSGKYKEPVLVSGTDGVGTKLRLAFMLDKHDTIGQDAVAMCVNDILVQGAEPLFFLDYLAVGKLEPEKVAAIVSGVAGACKESGCALIGGETAEMAGFYPDGEYDIAGFAVGIVDKAKIITGANIKPGDILIGLPSTGVHSNGYSLVRKICFDVKGFKGDEYIEEFGKTIGEELLTPTRLYPKVCMPLTEKFTIHGMVHITGGGFYDNIPRVLPENCGVEVDSTSWERPAVFDKLQEWGNVAWTEMYRTFNMGIGMALVVPANEVEKIQAHLAANNETAYVIGKVVEGKQEVVIKGGVFND, from the coding sequence ATGACTACTGAAAATAAATCTCAACAATTAACTTATCGTGATGCTGGTGTTGATATTGACGCCGGCAATCATGCTGTAACATTGATGAAAAAACATGTAAAATCTACTTATCGTCCTGAGGTATTAGGTGATTTAGGTGGTTTTGGTGGATTATTCGCTTTAAATAGCGGAAAATATAAAGAACCAGTTCTCGTCTCTGGTACAGATGGTGTGGGGACGAAATTACGTTTGGCTTTTATGCTAGACAAACATGATACAATTGGTCAAGATGCAGTTGCAATGTGTGTGAATGATATTTTAGTGCAAGGTGCAGAACCTTTATTTTTTCTTGATTATTTAGCTGTGGGCAAACTTGAGCCAGAAAAAGTTGCAGCAATTGTAAGTGGTGTTGCTGGTGCTTGTAAAGAATCTGGGTGTGCGTTAATTGGTGGAGAAACTGCTGAGATGGCAGGTTTTTATCCAGATGGTGAATATGATATTGCTGGTTTTGCTGTTGGTATCGTGGATAAGGCAAAGATTATTACAGGTGCAAATATTAAGCCAGGTGATATTTTAATCGGATTACCATCAACTGGTGTACATTCTAATGGTTACTCACTTGTAAGAAAAATTTGTTTTGATGTAAAAGGGTTTAAAGGCGATGAATATATTGAAGAGTTCGGTAAGACGATTGGTGAAGAATTATTAACACCGACACGTTTATATCCAAAAGTTTGTATGCCTTTAACAGAAAAATTCACGATTCATGGTATGGTGCATATTACTGGCGGTGGATTCTATGATAATATTCCACGGGTTTTACCAGAAAATTGTGGAGTAGAAGTAGATTCTACATCTTGGGAAAGACCAGCTGTTTTCGATAAATTGCAAGAGTGGGGCAACGTTGCTTGGACGGAAATGTACCGTACTTTTAATATGGGGATTGGTATGGCTTTAGTTGTTCCAGCAAATGAAGTTGAAAAAATTCAAGCGCATTTAGCAGCAAATAATGAAACTGCTTATGTGATTGGTAAAGTTGTCGAAGGTAAGCAAGAAGTTGTGATAAAAGGTGGGGTTTTTAATGACTAA
- the purC gene encoding phosphoribosylaminoimidazolesuccinocarboxamide synthase, with protein sequence MGKKPLYEGKAKQIYATENPDEVLVYYRDDATAGNGAKKGTIADKGIMNNKIASFFFKLLKENGVDNHFVSMPSDREMLVKSLKILPLEVVVRNIAAGSLAKRLGLEEGIKMSCPVVELYYKNDELGDPLVNDYHIKAIGLATETQVAEVESIALKVNEILTKYLATKNIELIDFKLEFGLYKGQVLLGDEISPDTCRFWDTVTKEKLDKDRFRRDMGNVEDAYKEVLHRLTGEVR encoded by the coding sequence ATGGGAAAAAAACCATTATATGAAGGCAAAGCAAAGCAAATTTATGCAACGGAAAATCCTGATGAAGTATTAGTATATTATAGAGATGATGCAACTGCTGGTAATGGAGCAAAAAAAGGTACGATAGCAGATAAAGGGATTATGAATAATAAAATCGCATCATTTTTCTTTAAATTATTAAAAGAAAATGGTGTTGATAACCATTTTGTAAGTATGCCAAGCGATCGTGAGATGTTAGTAAAATCCTTGAAAATTTTACCTCTTGAAGTTGTAGTAAGAAACATTGCAGCAGGAAGCCTTGCGAAGCGTTTAGGTTTAGAAGAAGGCATAAAAATGTCTTGCCCTGTTGTTGAATTATATTATAAAAATGATGAACTTGGTGATCCATTAGTTAATGATTATCATATAAAAGCAATTGGCTTAGCAACGGAAACTCAAGTTGCTGAAGTAGAAAGCATTGCTTTAAAAGTAAATGAAATTTTAACAAAATATTTAGCAACAAAAAATATTGAATTGATTGATTTCAAACTTGAATTTGGTTTATACAAGGGTCAAGTATTGTTAGGGGATGAAATTTCTCCAGATACTTGTCGTTTCTGGGATACAGTAACAAAAGAAAAATTGGATAAAGATAGATTCCGTCGTGATATGGGCAATGTTGAGGATGCCTATAAAGAAGTATTACACAGATTAACAGGAGAGGTTAGATGA
- a CDS encoding helix-turn-helix domain-containing protein: MAKYSFEIKQKVVQAYLSGEGGYKFIADKYKIADKYIVRRWIKTYEKLGSNGLMRSRKNQTYSFEFKLYMVESYLTTEVSYEELL, from the coding sequence ATGGCAAAATATAGTTTTGAAATTAAACAAAAAGTTGTCCAAGCATACTTATCTGGTGAAGGTGGATACAAATTTATAGCAGATAAATATAAAATAGCAGACAAATATATAGTAAGGAGATGGATAAAAACTTATGAAAAATTGGGTTCTAATGGATTAATGAGATCCCGAAAAAATCAAACTTACTCTTTTGAATTTAAACTTTATATGGTAGAGTCATATTTAACAACAGAAGTCTCGTATGAGGAGTTGCTTTAA
- a CDS encoding GNAT family N-acetyltransferase produces MQIETDRLLLRPITMEDAGDIFEYSKNPHVGSNAGWKSHGNIEETIEIMKMIFINQDGIFGIILKSNKKLIGIVGVMLDPKRQNHKAYMLGYSLAEPYWGQGIMTEAVMETIKYGFSQ; encoded by the coding sequence ATGCAAATTGAAACGGATCGTTTACTTTTGCGTCCAATTACTATGGAGGATGCAGGAGATATTTTTGAATACAGCAAGAATCCTCATGTTGGTTCAAATGCGGGATGGAAGTCACATGGAAATATTGAAGAAACGATAGAAATCATGAAAATGATATTTATAAATCAAGACGGTATTTTCGGAATCATTTTAAAGAGTAACAAGAAGTTAATTGGGATAGTAGGAGTAATGTTAGATCCAAAACGGCAAAATCACAAGGCGTATATGTTAGGATATTCTTTAGCAGAACCATATTGGGGGCAGGGGATAATGACGGAGGCGGTAATGGAAACGATAAAATATGGATTTAGTCAGTAA
- the purF gene encoding amidophosphoribosyltransferase — translation MIDLELDKLKEECGVFGIYSRTEDVALNTYWGLYALQHRGQESAGIAITDGSWMDVTRGMGLVNEVFRHQVPHMDNQYIAIGHVRYSTTGSSLLANTQPLMVNYSGGKISLAHNGNLTNAAEIRRELEEQGTVFQTSIDSEVFVNLIARSRKESVEEKIMESLVKIKGAYCLTIMTEEKLIGARDPQGFRPLCIGKMGDSWVLSSESCALDTVGAEFVRDVEPGEMVVINDKGLKSYHFATADKKAACVFEYIYFARPDSVIDGQSVHDARFEMGRILARESGFKADIVISVPDSGTTAATGFAYESGIPFKEGLMKNRYIGRTFIQPSQQKRDTSVRLKLNAIKSVVNGKSVIMVDDSIVRGTTSGKIVRMLKAAGATAVHMCVSSPPIGYPCYYGIDTSARKELIAATKSVEEIRQYIGADSLHFLSIEGLKESLKAVSCEDMCYACFNSAYPGEKPKEDTIGADKYVFEKKK, via the coding sequence ATGATAGATTTAGAACTGGACAAGCTAAAAGAAGAATGTGGTGTTTTTGGCATTTATTCGCGAACTGAGGATGTAGCACTTAATACGTATTGGGGACTTTATGCGCTTCAGCATCGTGGACAAGAAAGTGCCGGGATTGCTATTACTGATGGTTCTTGGATGGATGTAACACGTGGAATGGGATTGGTAAATGAAGTTTTCCGCCATCAAGTACCACATATGGACAATCAATATATTGCCATTGGTCATGTTCGTTATTCGACGACTGGCTCCAGCCTTCTAGCTAATACTCAACCGTTAATGGTAAATTATTCTGGTGGTAAAATTAGTTTGGCTCATAATGGTAACTTAACAAATGCAGCAGAAATTAGACGTGAATTAGAAGAGCAAGGTACAGTTTTCCAAACTTCAATTGATAGTGAGGTTTTTGTGAATTTAATTGCGAGATCTCGCAAGGAATCAGTTGAAGAAAAAATTATGGAAAGTTTAGTGAAAATTAAAGGTGCATATTGCTTAACGATTATGACAGAAGAAAAGTTAATTGGTGCACGTGATCCGCAAGGGTTCAGACCGCTTTGTATCGGGAAAATGGGAGATTCATGGGTGCTATCTTCTGAGTCTTGTGCACTTGATACAGTTGGAGCTGAATTTGTTCGAGATGTAGAACCAGGTGAGATGGTTGTGATCAACGATAAAGGGCTTAAGTCATATCATTTTGCAACAGCTGATAAAAAGGCAGCATGCGTATTTGAATATATTTACTTTGCTCGTCCAGATAGTGTGATTGATGGACAGAGTGTTCATGATGCAAGATTTGAAATGGGTCGTATATTAGCAAGAGAAAGTGGCTTTAAAGCAGATATTGTTATTTCTGTACCTGACTCTGGTACTACGGCGGCAACTGGCTTTGCTTATGAATCTGGAATTCCATTTAAAGAAGGTTTAATGAAAAATCGTTATATTGGGCGTACTTTTATTCAACCTAGTCAACAAAAACGTGATACAAGTGTCAGACTTAAATTAAATGCAATTAAATCAGTAGTAAATGGTAAATCTGTAATTATGGTTGACGATTCTATTGTGCGCGGTACGACGAGCGGAAAAATTGTTCGCATGCTCAAGGCAGCTGGTGCTACAGCTGTTCATATGTGTGTAAGTTCGCCTCCAATCGGTTATCCATGTTATTATGGAATTGACACTTCTGCACGTAAAGAATTGATTGCAGCTACAAAATCAGTAGAAGAAATTCGTCAATATATTGGGGCAGATTCTTTACATTTCTTATCTATTGAAGGATTAAAAGAGTCGCTAAAAGCAGTAAGCTGTGAAGATATGTGTTATGCTTGCTTTAATAGTGCATATCCTGGTGAAAAACCTAAAGAAGATACAATTGGTGCAGATAAATACGTTTTTGAAAAGAAAAAGTAA
- the purN gene encoding phosphoribosylglycinamide formyltransferase yields MTNTAVLGVLASGRGSNLQSIIDAIDIGRIKAEIAVVISDKPEANALKRVAELGIPAVCVDRKLYDTKEEFEKALVEELEKHRVDLVILAGFMRILSPYFVNAFKNKIMNIHPSLLPAFPGAHAHRSVLEYGAKVSGCTIHFVDEGMDSGPIILQESVPVLDDDTEETLAARVLKVEHVLYPKAIALYLEDKLEINGRRVMIKE; encoded by the coding sequence ATGACTAATACTGCAGTATTAGGCGTTTTAGCCTCTGGTCGCGGCAGTAATTTGCAATCGATTATTGATGCAATTGATATTGGTAGAATTAAAGCAGAAATTGCAGTTGTTATTAGTGATAAACCAGAAGCAAATGCTTTAAAACGCGTAGCTGAATTAGGGATACCTGCGGTTTGTGTAGATCGCAAACTTTATGATACGAAAGAAGAATTTGAAAAAGCACTGGTAGAAGAACTTGAAAAACATCGTGTGGATTTAGTTATTTTAGCTGGATTTATGCGTATTTTAAGTCCGTATTTTGTAAATGCTTTTAAAAATAAAATCATGAATATTCATCCTTCTTTATTACCGGCTTTCCCTGGTGCACATGCACATCGCAGTGTTTTAGAATACGGTGCGAAAGTTTCTGGCTGTACAATTCATTTTGTAGACGAAGGAATGGACAGTGGTCCGATTATTTTGCAGGAGTCTGTTCCAGTACTTGATGATGATACAGAGGAAACTCTGGCTGCTCGTGTACTTAAAGTGGAACATGTATTATATCCAAAAGCAATTGCATTGTATTTGGAAGATAAACTTGAAATAAACGGTAGACGTGTAATGATTAAAGAATAG
- a CDS encoding IS3 family transposase translates to MYWQKRFERKNPNEELETLILKIRNDNKDFGYRRIYGQLRKQGMNVNHKKVQRIVQKLKI, encoded by the coding sequence ATGTATTGGCAAAAACGCTTTGAACGCAAAAATCCTAATGAAGAACTAGAAACCCTAATCCTTAAGATTCGAAACGATAATAAAGATTTTGGATATAGACGAATTTACGGTCAATTGCGCAAACAAGGGATGAATGTGAACCATAAGAAAGTGCAAAGAATTGTTCAGAAACTTAAAATATAA
- a CDS encoding tannase/feruloyl esterase family alpha/beta hydrolase yields MEEWKKEFWKAPTLLDTTNPDISAFRKNGGKLIILHGTADRVLALSGTIDYYNKFVEKFGQRPLNNFVKFYIVPGYGHGKESVFTMGRNVLQDLDHWVVSKEEPGNLVVTDQNEKTKGRALPLQVYPGYPRYSGNGNVNSAAIYVYGSLANGR; encoded by the coding sequence CTGGAAGAATGGAAAAAGGAATTTTGGAAAGCCCCAACATTGCTTGATACAACAAATCCCGATATTTCGGCGTTCCGGAAAAATGGCGGTAAATTGATTATCCTTCATGGAACAGCTGACCGGGTTTTGGCATTGTCAGGGACTATAGATTACTATAACAAATTTGTAGAAAAGTTTGGACAACGTCCACTGAATAATTTTGTGAAATTTTATATTGTGCCAGGTTACGGACATGGCAAGGAAAGTGTCTTTACTATGGGAAGAAATGTGCTGCAAGATCTGGATCATTGGGTCGTAAGTAAAGAAGAACCGGGGAACTTGGTCGTTACGGACCAAAATGAAAAAACAAAGGGACGTGCACTGCCGTTGCAGGTCTATCCTGGGTACCCCCGATATTCGGGAAATGGTAATGTGAATTCAGCTGCGATTTATGTATATGGTTCATTAGCGAATGGAAGATAA
- a CDS encoding nitroreductase family protein: protein MNEVIQNMLTRKSIRTYKKDQVKDEDLKDIIQSAIHAPSGGNSQSWIFTVLQNDDRLAELNDQVKEVYKDIEVNEKTYRSIVAGKNAAKNAGYNI, encoded by the coding sequence ATGAACGAAGTCATACAAAATATGTTAACAAGAAAAAGCATAAGAACTTATAAAAAGGATCAGGTCAAAGATGAGGATTTAAAGGACATTATTCAATCCGCAATCCATGCACCGTCCGGAGGAAATTCGCAATCTTGGATTTTTACTGTGTTGCAAAATGACGATAGACTAGCTGAACTTAACGACCAAGTAAAAGAGGTATATAAAGATATTGAAGTAAATGAAAAAACATATCGGTCCATTGTAGCAGGAAAGAATGCAGCAAAGAATGCAGGCTATAATATATGA
- a CDS encoding nitroreductase yields MNEVIQNMLTRKSIRTYKKDQVKDEDLKDIIQAAIHAPSGGNSQSWIFTVLQNNDKLAELNDQVKEVYKNIEVNEKTYRSIVAGKNAAKNAGYSFYYHAPTLILVSNAREYPNAMADCSVAIENMMLAAHSLGLSSCWINQLTWFGDIPDIRKLLSGYGVPDDYMVCGSVALGYSENDSGKLVPRKEPNVTIIK; encoded by the coding sequence ATGAACGAAGTCATACAAAATATGTTAACAAGAAAAAGCATAAGAACTTATAAAAAGGATCAGGTCAAAGATGAGGATTTAAAGGATATTATTCAAGCCGCAATCCATGCACCGTCCGGAGGAAATTCACAATCTTGGATTTTTACTGTGTTACAAAATAACGATAAACTAGCTGAACTTAACGACCAAGTAAAAGAGGTATATAAAAATATTGAGGTAAATGAAAAAACATATCGGTCTATTGTAGCAGGAAAGAATGCAGCAAAGAATGCAGGCTATAGTTTCTATTATCATGCACCTACCCTGATTCTTGTGTCTAATGCAAGGGAATATCCGAATGCAATGGCCGATTGTTCCGTGGCTATTGAAAATATGATGTTGGCAGCCCATTCTTTGGGTTTGAGTTCATGTTGGATTAACCAGCTTACATGGTTTGGTGATATTCCGGATATAAGAAAGCTCTTATCAGGTTATGGCGTTCCAGATGATTATATGGTATGTGGTTCTGTCGCATTAGGTTATAGTGAAAATGACTCGGGGAAATTGGTGCCTAGAAAAGAACCAAATGTGACTATTATAAAATAA
- the purH gene encoding bifunctional phosphoribosylaminoimidazolecarboxamide formyltransferase/IMP cyclohydrolase, with protein MKIKRALISVSDKTGVIEFAKKLHAAGVDIISTGGTMKTLKEAGIPVTYVSEVTGFPEIMDGRVKTLNPYIHGGILAIRDNAEHVEAMKKHNITGIDMVVVNLYPFRQTIAKPGVELAEAIENIDIGGPAMIRAAAKNFKYVTVVVNPARYDEIAAELTSDAGITDGLRMSLAKEAFGHTAEYDACINQYLAKELGEGNFPNTVHMTLEKVQDLRYGENPHQNAAFYREAHSPIGVANAKQLHGKELSFNNIVDIESAYNIVAEFKDPAVAIIKHTNPCGAGIGATISEAYTKAYEADPLSAFGGIVALNRTVDKATAQQISEIFIEVVIAPAFDKESLEILTAKKNIRLLTLPLPELGGSRMDMKKVAGGMLLQDADTLEAKREEMQVVSKRQPTEEEWRQAMFAWKIVKHVKSNAIVVAGNDQTYGVGAGQMNRVGSAAIALEQAGEKAKGAVLASDAFLPFRDSVDTAAKAGITLVIQTGGSIRDQESIDAANEHGITMIFTGRRHFKH; from the coding sequence ATGAAAATTAAACGTGCCTTAATCAGTGTTTCTGATAAAACTGGTGTTATTGAATTTGCGAAAAAGCTTCATGCTGCTGGGGTAGATATTATTTCTACTGGCGGTACAATGAAAACTTTAAAAGAAGCAGGTATTCCTGTAACTTATGTAAGTGAAGTGACTGGGTTTCCTGAGATTATGGATGGTCGTGTAAAAACTTTAAATCCATATATTCATGGTGGTATACTTGCAATTCGTGATAATGCAGAGCATGTGGAAGCGATGAAAAAACATAATATTACAGGCATTGATATGGTTGTTGTAAATCTTTATCCATTCCGTCAAACAATTGCCAAACCAGGGGTTGAACTTGCAGAAGCAATTGAAAATATTGATATTGGTGGCCCCGCGATGATTCGTGCGGCAGCAAAAAATTTCAAATATGTAACTGTGGTTGTAAATCCTGCACGTTACGATGAGATTGCAGCTGAACTTACAAGTGATGCTGGTATTACTGATGGACTTCGTATGTCTCTTGCAAAAGAAGCTTTTGGGCATACCGCTGAGTATGATGCTTGTATTAATCAATACTTAGCTAAAGAGTTAGGCGAAGGCAATTTCCCTAATACAGTACATATGACGTTAGAAAAAGTTCAAGATTTACGTTATGGTGAAAATCCACATCAAAATGCGGCTTTCTATCGTGAAGCGCATAGTCCAATCGGGGTTGCGAATGCGAAACAATTGCACGGAAAAGAACTTTCCTTCAATAATATTGTTGATATAGAATCAGCTTATAATATTGTAGCTGAATTTAAAGATCCAGCAGTAGCGATTATTAAACATACAAATCCTTGCGGTGCAGGAATTGGTGCAACAATTTCTGAAGCTTACACAAAAGCATATGAAGCAGATCCGTTATCTGCTTTTGGTGGTATTGTGGCATTAAATCGTACAGTAGATAAAGCAACTGCACAGCAAATTAGTGAAATTTTTATTGAGGTTGTGATTGCTCCTGCCTTTGATAAAGAATCGCTTGAAATTTTAACAGCGAAGAAAAATATTCGCCTATTAACATTACCGCTTCCTGAACTTGGCGGTTCTCGTATGGATATGAAAAAAGTGGCTGGTGGAATGTTACTTCAAGATGCAGATACGCTTGAGGCAAAACGCGAAGAAATGCAAGTCGTTTCTAAGCGTCAACCAACGGAAGAAGAATGGCGTCAAGCAATGTTTGCTTGGAAAATTGTAAAGCATGTAAAATCTAATGCGATTGTTGTTGCTGGCAATGACCAAACGTATGGTGTTGGTGCAGGTCAAATGAATCGTGTAGGTTCAGCAGCAATTGCGCTTGAACAAGCTGGTGAAAAAGCAAAAGGTGCTGTACTTGCTTCTGATGCATTCTTACCGTTTAGAGATTCTGTGGATACGGCTGCAAAAGCTGGTATCACATTAGTTATTCAAACTGGCGGATCAATTCGTGACCAAGAATCTATTGATGCAGCGAATGAACATGGAATTACAATGATTTTCACTGGTAGAAGACATTTTAAACATTAA
- a CDS encoding iron-containing alcohol dehydrogenase: MIVLIARNFQFVNPTKIIFRKGEIIQLSKEIPLNSKVLVLYGGGSVPKSGLLQSIKDVLQNFYVGEFGGIEPNPTYETLMKAEKAVKILQYGERVWNITGDMPEKEKINLAMN, translated from the coding sequence ATGATCGTATTAATAGCGCGAAATTTTCAATTTGTAAATCCAACCAAAATCATTTTTAGGAAAGGCGAGATTATTCAACTATCGAAGGAAATTCCTTTAAACAGCAAGGTCTTGGTCTTATACGGTGGAGGAAGTGTCCCAAAAAGTGGGTTGCTTCAAAGTATCAAAGATGTATTGCAGAATTTTTACGTGGGAGAATTTGGCGGTATTGAGCCCAATCCGACATATGAAACGCTCATGAAAGCGGAAAAAGCAGTCAAAATACTTCAGTATGGGGAGCGAGTATGGAATATAACTGGAGATATGCCGGAAAAAGAAAAAATCAACCTGGCTATGAACTGA
- a CDS encoding radical SAM protein, with translation MHYTGTIYRPPVEADSLLLQVTVGCAHNKCTFCSMYKDVNFSIERLEQIEKDLMEARTYHDRVERVFLVNGDAFVLNADYLKAIATKIRDYFPECKTITMYASIQNIKAKRDEELIELRRLGINDLYVGLESGSSDVVTRINKGHSIQEAKEQLERLNNANINHMALLMLGVAGKGKGVENAKLTAELLNITKPKLVWVGTLGVIAGTKLQEEIIAGRFEEATEIENLIEEKTLIEEIQLKNIPFYGVHNTNAIPLAGMLPRDKEKMLMILEDGINDFDEDAFKKTFKRIPR, from the coding sequence ATGCATTATACCGGAACCATCTATAGACCGCCTGTTGAAGCAGATTCATTGCTTTTGCAAGTCACTGTGGGGTGTGCCCATAATAAATGTACTTTTTGTAGTATGTATAAAGATGTGAACTTTAGTATAGAGAGATTGGAACAAATAGAGAAAGATTTAATGGAAGCACGAACCTACCATGATCGGGTGGAAAGAGTTTTTTTGGTAAATGGGGATGCTTTTGTTCTCAATGCAGATTACTTAAAAGCTATAGCCACAAAGATCAGGGATTATTTCCCTGAATGTAAAACAATAACAATGTATGCTTCCATACAGAATATTAAAGCTAAGAGGGATGAAGAATTAATTGAGTTAAGAAGATTGGGGATAAACGATTTATACGTGGGCTTAGAATCAGGATCTAGTGATGTTGTAACCCGAATTAATAAAGGTCATAGCATTCAAGAAGCTAAGGAACAATTAGAAAGATTAAATAATGCAAACATAAATCATATGGCATTGCTTATGTTGGGGGTAGCGGGAAAAGGTAAGGGCGTAGAAAATGCTAAATTAACGGCAGAATTGCTTAATATAACTAAACCAAAACTTGTCTGGGTTGGAACCTTGGGGGTAATAGCAGGAACGAAGTTGCAGGAAGAAATCATAGCGGGTCGTTTTGAAGAAGCTACTGAAATCGAAAATCTGATTGAGGAGAAAACATTGATTGAAGAGATTCAATTAAAAAATATTCCATTCTATGGTGTGCACAACACGAATGCTATCCCACTTGCAGGGATGCTACCCAGAGATAAAGAGAAAATGTTGATGATACTCGAAGATGGCATTAATGATTTTGACGAAGACGCCTTTAAGAAAACATTTAAACGAATTCCCAGGTAG